In Gopherus evgoodei ecotype Sinaloan lineage chromosome 7, rGopEvg1_v1.p, whole genome shotgun sequence, the sequence gctgaaggaattgggtttgtttagtttggaaaagagaagactaagaggggacatgatagcagttttcaggtatctaaaagggtgtcatcaggaggagggagaaaacttgttcaccttagcctctaatgatagaacaagaagcaatgggcttaaactgcagcaagggagatttaggttggacattaggaaaaagttcctaactgtcagggtagttaaacactggaataaattgcctagggaggttgtggaatctccatctctggagatatttaagagtaggttagataaatgtctatcagggatggtctagacagtatttggtcctgccatgagggcaggggactggactcgatgacctcttgaggtctcttccagtcctagagtctatgaatctatgtaatCAAATGATAATAATATCCATTTGCTCGGCTAGTTATAAACAGCAGCGAGACTGAGTGAAAGTGACTGCAGTAATCATAAGAGACAAATCAAGGTATTTAATCAGCTAACAATCAAGCCCTTCGAAAGCAAATTGGTGTCATTGATATTGACACAACCTGGACTTGGACTGACCCTGACATTACAGGTGATAGTGTGGACTTGGACAGGTCACCAGCACACACCgcgctggagcagagcagagaatgCACTTCGTTAAGCTAAACTTTTCACAGATCAATGCAAAAGTGAGCTGCAATTTGATGTTAGAGCTCAGGGCATGCGGCCTTATGTTACTTCCACTTAGCCCACTAGATGTCACCAGAATGCAGCCTATATGACCACGAGCTCGCTGGCTCTTTTGAGAACTTCagacatcttttttttaaactccagttgtcccccttcccgccctcccacacaggggcggctctaggaattttgccgccccaagcacggcaggcaggctgccttctgtggcttgcctgcggagggtccgctggtcccgcggcttcggcggacacTCCGCaggccgagggcagcctgcctgccgcccttgcagtgccagcagagcaccccctgcagcttaCTGCCCCaccgcttcccccaccccaggccttGTGGAGTCTAAGAGCTGAAAAGTGACCAAGAAAATCCTTGTTCCAGAAGAAAGCATGATGCCCTGTATCTTATAAAATGTGCCTCATGCCTGCAGTTTAATATAACCGTATTCAGAATATTTTGTCCAGCTTTAAAGGGCTTTCGGGGCTGATCCCAAGTGCATTGATTtacatggagtttggctcaagccTACAGAAATGTGGCAGATCACAGCATAATCAGTCTTTCCCCATACTGGCCACCTGTAAAATTTTTGATTCCTCtcccttaaaaaataaaacatctcCAACTACTTCTAGAAGTTCAGTAAAATGTACAGTTCCAAACTACTCCAACCTGTCCTCCAAGGACTCTGACTTTCCATTTGCCCTGGACCAGGGGGCTAGGTAGAGGCCATCCTGTGTCAATAGCACTGAGAGCACATCTTAATCAGCTCTTCTGTTAGTTTCTTACACTTTAGCACAGTCAAACTAAAGTTAAACAAAGTCTCTGCTTCTCGAAGTTCAGCAAGTGTGGATGTGTCCCCATAAGTGTATCGGTTCGGATGAATTTATTGCTGAGCGAGTTTTGCAAATGTTGTCAGGTATGGAGTCACAATGAGGCAGAAGTGATTATAACAGATTTTAGTGATTTAGATCAAAGGGGTTTTTAATATTGACAAGGGACAGGTTCAGCGTCTCTGTGGTGGGGAAGATTTTAGACCTTCCCCCAATCCTAGAAGAGTAGGGACCCTCACACTGTAGTgtaaagagaggggaaaaggtgGTCTTGTGTTTGGGGCATTAGACTCATGAGGATGCTGGGTTCTCTGTCACCATCTCCCTATGCAGCCCTGGGCAGGTCACCTGAACCTCTCGCTCAGTCTGTTATGTAACCGGAGCAAGTTGCCCAACACTCCCCATTCTAAGACCCTGGTTTCAGGCACCGGGAACCATTTGGGTTGAACCTGTCCATGTCAGCTGTCTGCTCAGGctggattgtttttttaaaaagtttcagccaAAGTGGTCAAGCCTGTGGAGGAGCAGGCAgatgtgaaacccactggcaaagtacgtgtgtctgtgtgtatgagagagagccAAGCTACTATTGCTATCAGTTGCAGCTCAAGTGGCAACCCAGCTGATGGCCCACATGAATGTCACTGTGATGCCAGTTTGCTTTtataaaaacctaggaaattacacacacaaaaacgctgctaaaagaacattaaagttgcacAACTAAGCCCtcacaagttaggaaatgccacaatTAAGCCTGCCTGTGCACTATCCACCCTGTGCacggaatgaggcaggggtcttgATGAAAATAACAGTATGTGCCCATGTAATCGACGACTGTCTCATAAAGCGTACACACAGGCGTTTCCTGACTTCGGAGTGCTTGGCTTTGTTATTTTAATGTGGTTTTGGTGTGTTTTATAGCTGGAGACTCAACTAATAATGAGTACGTCTGACCTGTGTCTTAGGGGTTCATGTGGCCCATTATAAAGATGGTTGGAGGCGTTTGAAAAATCGGAATCTAGCTCTGGTTGGATTTTGAACATCCCAGCGGTGGAAGGTGCTTGAATCTAGGGATTTGCTTCAAGACCTTCTCTCATGTGTCCACAATGCATGAACACACAGGTGAAAGCTCCGGACATGTCTCATTTTCAGTGAGCCCATCAGGTCGCCTACCTCGGCTGCTCGGACCCGCACTGCTGTATTATCCCAAGGATGAAACTGCCACAGTTATTGACAGAAACGTCTGCGTTCAGCAGAAGGGGCCTTTTATTTTGACCAAAAGGCCCATAGGCATCACTGTGTTAGCTCCATCTCTAAAATCAGCAGAGCCATAAAGCGAGTGGTGAAGCACCTAGAGAAATATGGCGAGGAAATAAACTGCAGGGCTAATTGCTGTCACTCACTTCCCCTGCTGGTAAAAACGAAAAAACTCAGGCACTTAAACAGCCCCATAACGTTACACATGATTacggctacgttttagtcacaggtatttttcgtaaaagtcatggacaggtcacaggcaggggcccgtgacctgtccatgacttgtactatataagCTTGGGGGTTCTAAGGCAGGGGGTGCCCCGGGGtgccatgggtgctctggggcagggagtggcttGGGAGCACTATGGCTGATCTAGGGGGGGGACCATGGACACCTCAGATGCTCTGTGGGGACAGCACTTGGCCCAGAACCCCTGCGGGTGCTGGGAGGAATGGGCAGCGGTGCCCGGCCCAGGACTCctgcaggtgctggggaggggggggggccaGGCGGTGGCTGCCAGGGACCCCACTGCTGCTGGGTTGGGGGGGCACAGTGGCAGAGACCTCCGCTTGTGCTTCTGGGGGATGAAGAGGGCAGTGGCCCGAGACTGCCTCAGCAGCAGCTagtgcagctggcccaggagcTGCCTGGTATATTTGGACAGGCCCGGATCCAGCTGCACCAGCCACCGCAGAAATCacggaggtcccagaaagtcacagaatccgtgaccttcatgacagactcacagccttcCACATGATCCTGTTTTAGAATTAGCTACAAATTAATGAGAAAGGACACACCAAACTGTCCCACTTCCCCAAACTCACAGAACTTGACAGTGGCAATGGACCAGGGCCACCAGGTCTGGCAAGCTTTCTATGCCCACGACTCCCAGCCACTCACTATAAACAGCAcacatttcccagcatgccctgcacGCCAGTATGCACCACGGCATGTTATACATCCCCTGTTAATGCATTAATGGATTAACAGCAGATACAAATCCCAGCCAATAAACTTCATTAACCTATAGCTAAAATGTAAAATCTTTATGATGTCATTTGAACGTTGCTTGGGTTTTGCATGTAGTTTCGGGGAGTGGATACGCTCCACCCCAGGAATAAGTGAGTTTCCATTTTATTTACCGTGATGTAGTTCAGTTTTGGCACCAGGCCTTGCATCATTATTCAGCTGGGTGAGGAAGGGCCATTTAGAACCTCAGCCAACGCCCACTGAAATGGTTGGGAGTCTCTCAATGGGGTTTGGTTCAGGTCTTTAATGTTCCTATTTGGATCTGAAGATTGGGCCCCAGCTCTCTGAACCAGCAGGCTCCGCACGTCTAACGGCAGTGAGATTCTGGGCTGAGGGCAGAAAGGGCTCCAGCTCAGAGATATTCTGCGTTCTGTTCACAGAGGCTTGGGCGTGGAGAGCAAGCCAGAGCTCCAGCGAGTGCTTGAGCACCGACGGCGAAATCAGCTGCTCAGgcagaaaaaggaagaagaagaggcaaAGAAATTGCAGTCTCCATTTGAACAAGAGCTTCTGAAGCGACAGCAGAGGTTGGATCAGGtagaaactgaattttaaatcacTCCCATTGTTATATGAAGTGTACCACACAAGGGCTGGAAGGTGCTTAAAATGGAGCCAAGTCCAAAGAGAGGGTTTGCTCTTCATCAGAACTGAGCCCTGGCCTTAGTCCTACCCCGAGTGCGAGGTGGTGCGGTGGAACTACAGTGGCTGAGTAGTGACCCTCCAAAGCATCCTGTCCCCAGTGGGCAGCCTCTGGCAAAACACCCCCCAGAGACTGCTGGAAATTGTTGACATAACATTTTTTCACCAGAAAATGCCAgtcactcaaaaccaaaaccttccctgggaaagtATTGGAGTGGGCAAAGCTTTTGCTGGGAAGGTTTCTCGGGtctaggatggaatttctggccaAACTCAGAGAGGGAGACCCAGCCAGGAATAGCCAGTAATCCAGCGGTTAGGTTACTACCTAGGCCATGTGGAGCCAGGTTccgctccctgctctgcctgatgcagcctctcacatcccaggtgcacgccctaaccactgggctattggctaggCTCTGTCTCACTCGCTCTCAGTTTCTGGGTGCaaaattttgaaaggtctcagtctGTTCTGCTGTAGAATGAAACCTAATGGCAACACTGTGACATTTGTCACAAAACGGTATTTTTGTTTGCCGGCCAGGCCTACTCTACAGCGTTCCATACACCTGTGCTTGGCAGGAATCGGGTCCTCCCTTCAGACCTGCTGTCAGCCCGGGCGACTGAGTGAAATTCATTCTGATTTTGCTGTCTAGTTTCTCAAACTACTTACAATTGAAATCTTTAGCTGCTCCAGATCTAATAACTAAATTGAAATAATAGTTTATAATTATCCATTGTTTATTTATGTAGGGACAGATGTGCTACCCTTACTCACATTAAGTAGGACCTTACTCTGTAAATAGGTCCACTGAAACCAACGGGACTAATAGCAGAACAAGATGCCACTCAGTCTGAGTAAAAGCTACAGAATCCGGCCAATAGTAATTAAGTATGAAACCTGCAACAGTGTAGTGAATGGATTGCACTTCTGTTCTCTAGCATACAAATAACATTCTCTGTTCTTTCATCTAGCTGGAGAGAGGACAAGAGAAGCATGAAGAACATGCACCAGAATTTATTAAAGTAAAAGAGAACTTAAGAAGAACGTCAACGCTAACTGGGGAAGAGAAAGTAGTGTAGCATCTGCCAAACCTAAATGGAGGATCATGTCAAGCTGGCGCTAATACCTACACACTGACATCTTTGTATGTGGTGGACATTTACAGCCATGTCCTTGGGGCTACTTACTGTTACTAATGCTTGCTCCAGTAGAAATGCATAAAAGGCCTTTCCCGTCCAGGACAGGGTATTTAAATGGTAAAGCTGTGGTATTTACCAGTAGAAGTACACACATGAGGAGATGTGAGGCAGACGATGTCATTCTCCCCTCAACTTGGGGGTTCATGCTAACATCCATCCCTATTAACTCTTGGTTAACCCCTTGAGATACAGCATATGCTCAAGACAGAGGCACTTATGGAATGACAGTTCTTCAACAGGTTTGGGAGACCCTCCTAAGTAATCATACCAGATGATCTCAGACCGTGTGGCTGCTGGTACTGAACTCTACAAGACAGCAGCTGTAGCTTGGGAGGGCATCCTGGAAACCTGCAGGTGACACCTTAAAGGGATGATGCTGCATATTGCTGGGAATGCCCTCGGTGACGCGCAGGGGCCAGCTGGGAGAGCTGTAGGGTGACTGTAAAATTTCCTCCTTAGAGAAGCTATGTGTTCTCGCAGTACTCCCCTGTTTAGCTGCTGTGAGAAACTCAAGTCCCATATCTGTGTGTTACTGAGTCAGCCTTGCCAAACAGGATGGGACAGCTCTTTCCTGGTGTCGATTCTGAAGTTACACTGGAAATATGTTAACGAACTAGGATGTAGCTACATAGCAGGTAGCACACTGGGCTGCACCACAGAGGCCACCCGGGATTTAAAGCTAATGTTAGACACTTAAAGCAAAGACTGGGAGTTCTGAGCATTAGTGGTAACCAGACTGCACCCTGCGCACCCGGCAGGTCCCTTTGGACCAGAGACGCTCATACCGAGAGAGTCAGAGTGGCAGACTCATTGACTCTTCTCTCCAGATTGGGCTTTGGGTCCCCTCCCACCTGCTAGGCAcctgttattttaacagctctggaaAGCGCATTCCTGGTGCATTGCTTGAGAGCTGGTGtaggcagggtgggggggtcagtATAAAGCCCCTCAGACCTAGCAGCTGCTCGACTTAGTGACCTGAACCAGTTTTTGTGACTGAGGAGCAGATGCGGATCACTGCAAAATACTTGGTCATGCTCTATTGTTAGCCTTTTCCCCTGGAGGCCTGTTAACGGGGGAGGAGCCACGCTCATTTGCCATGAATGCAGAGTATCTTCTAGCATTCATGGTGGCAGAGGCCAGCATGTGTTGCCATGGAAGGTGGCGCCTTTGCTGTCAGAACTCCTGCACTCCTAACCAAACTTCAGGTCCCCACGTGCCTGAACTTAGGGGACGTTCCAATCTGGAGCAAAATTCTCTGGCTCGGGCCCATCTTGGCTTCTTATCATTCACTGTGTCCCTGATAAAATATGAGAGTAAAATAACCTGCTGGCTGCCTTTGGATGCCGACTGTCTAATTGCAGCAGTCAGCGGATATGGCCTGT encodes:
- the FAM107A gene encoding actin-associated protein FAM107A isoform X2, with amino-acid sequence MGAAHGKKKEYSLQSTFPNGSGKHVINGSASMYSEIQRERPEVRNFMSHPDYIDGNPDLIKPKKLLNPVKASKSHQELHRELLMNHKRGLGVESKPELQRVLEHRRRNQLLRQKKEEEEAKKLQSPFEQELLKRQQRLDQLERGQEKHEEHAPEFIKVKENLRRTSTLTGEEKVV